One window of Cryobacterium arcticum genomic DNA carries:
- a CDS encoding LpqB family beta-propeller domain-containing protein, which yields MRSPTRLLAVVTALAVLLTGCSSIPRSGSVQAGQDAVTGENPPPVFLPFRPQAGASMEEVLTGFIAAGTSPDNNYEIAREFLTTDFADSWKSDTGVTVDDLSGRSITPVDDHTMQFSVRPVAEVNAIGEYHEEALSASVPLRYAFAQVDGEWRISAAPNGTVLDQTTFKDVFSAQSLYFYDPDFLFLVPDVRWFPRGASTPTKIVNGVLGGPSEWLVGAVSSAFPEGTALTADAVTVVARDAKVDLNSEALNADRITLQRMKRQLEQSLPSGLTVTITINRNSQDIGTLGANEPEVNPRVDARALVLRDGEFGFLAATGKTITALPGLSEGIAALQPTAVTLSPSQTAAAVLTNDGVYGIRVGDDARLLDPRRNLIAPAIDGSAYIWSVPADRPNELFVYNTQGAAVAVPTPWQDASTIAALKVSRDGTRVIALLNTAGETRLVVAAVLRENGAPVGLGDPVQLATDTGTPVDATWIDQSTVAYLSVQPDGEDRMVSHEIGGTSVPLESSMGIRSITGSNLLRDLRALNSEGALLVQRGVGWQERIDGVTLVATQQGIGG from the coding sequence ATGCGTAGCCCCACCAGGCTCCTCGCCGTCGTCACGGCGCTGGCCGTGCTGCTCACCGGATGTTCGAGCATCCCCCGGAGCGGGTCGGTGCAGGCCGGTCAGGACGCCGTGACGGGCGAGAACCCGCCTCCGGTGTTCCTGCCGTTCCGGCCGCAGGCCGGGGCGAGCATGGAGGAGGTCCTCACCGGGTTCATCGCCGCGGGCACCAGCCCGGACAACAACTACGAGATCGCCCGGGAGTTCCTCACCACGGACTTCGCCGACTCCTGGAAATCGGACACCGGGGTCACCGTCGACGACCTCTCCGGGCGCAGCATCACCCCCGTCGACGACCACACCATGCAATTCTCGGTGCGCCCCGTCGCCGAGGTGAACGCGATCGGCGAATACCACGAGGAAGCCCTCTCGGCCAGCGTGCCGCTGCGGTACGCGTTCGCCCAGGTGGACGGGGAGTGGCGGATCAGCGCCGCCCCGAACGGCACCGTGCTCGACCAGACCACCTTCAAGGATGTCTTCAGCGCCCAGTCGCTGTATTTCTACGATCCGGACTTCCTCTTCCTGGTGCCCGATGTGCGCTGGTTCCCGCGCGGCGCATCCACCCCGACCAAGATCGTCAACGGCGTGCTCGGCGGCCCGAGCGAATGGCTCGTCGGCGCCGTGTCGAGCGCGTTCCCCGAGGGCACGGCCCTCACCGCCGACGCCGTCACTGTGGTGGCCAGGGACGCGAAGGTGGACCTGAACAGCGAGGCCCTCAACGCCGACCGGATCACCCTGCAGCGGATGAAACGCCAACTCGAGCAGAGCCTGCCGAGCGGGCTCACGGTCACCATCACCATTAACCGCAACTCGCAGGACATCGGCACGCTCGGCGCCAACGAGCCCGAGGTCAACCCGCGGGTGGATGCGCGGGCATTGGTCCTGCGCGACGGCGAATTCGGTTTCCTGGCGGCGACCGGCAAGACCATCACGGCCCTGCCCGGGCTGTCCGAGGGCATCGCCGCCCTCCAGCCCACCGCGGTCACCCTGTCGCCGTCACAGACGGCGGCGGCCGTTCTCACCAACGACGGGGTGTACGGCATCCGGGTGGGCGACGACGCGAGACTGCTCGACCCGAGGCGCAACCTGATCGCGCCGGCGATCGACGGATCCGCGTATATCTGGTCGGTACCCGCCGACCGGCCCAACGAACTCTTCGTGTACAACACCCAGGGCGCCGCGGTAGCGGTGCCCACCCCCTGGCAGGATGCGTCGACGATCGCCGCCCTCAAGGTTTCCAGGGACGGGACCCGGGTGATCGCGCTGCTGAACACCGCGGGGGAGACCCGGCTGGTCGTGGCGGCGGTGCTGCGGGAGAACGGCGCACCGGTGGGACTGGGCGATCCCGTGCAGCTCGCGACCGACACGGGGACCCCGGTGGACGCGACCTGGATCGACCAGAGCACCGTGGCGTACCTCAGCGTGCAGCCCGACGGCGAGGACCGCATGGTTTCCCACGAGATCGGCGGCACGAGCGTGCCGCTCGAATCATCGATGGGGATCAGGAGCATCACGGGCAGCAACTTGCTGCGCGACCTGCGTGCGTTGAACAGCGAGGGCGCCCTCCTGGTGCAGCGCGGCGTCGGCTGGCAGGAACGCATCGACGGCGTCACCCTGGTGGCCACCCAGCAGGGCATCGGCGGCTGA
- a CDS encoding ComF family protein produces MMSSQPFRTLLAAAPAAVLDAWAVLMPTDCSGCGAVDRALCSGCAAALRPAPALSTRNDLTIWSALEYRDVAARVLLAYKDGGRTDAAPALAGALRAAVGAALAAAPTSAAPGGAGRPPAAVEGVLLVAVPSSRRAWRARGFAPVELLLRRAELRPVRLLRPGGRVADQVGLGRQERLDNRTGALVPTRRLAGHRVLLVDDIVTTGATLLDARRAIRLAGGEVIGAATVAETRRRHPVTESSPETD; encoded by the coding sequence ATGATGTCCTCGCAGCCCTTCCGCACCCTGCTCGCCGCCGCTCCGGCCGCCGTCCTGGACGCCTGGGCGGTGCTGATGCCCACAGACTGCAGCGGCTGCGGAGCCGTGGACCGGGCCCTCTGCTCCGGCTGCGCCGCTGCCCTCCGGCCCGCCCCGGCGCTCAGCACGCGCAACGACCTCACGATCTGGTCGGCCCTGGAGTACCGCGACGTGGCCGCCCGGGTTCTCCTGGCCTACAAGGACGGTGGCCGCACCGACGCCGCGCCGGCGCTCGCCGGAGCCCTGCGCGCCGCCGTGGGAGCCGCCCTGGCGGCCGCACCGACGTCGGCCGCACCCGGTGGGGCCGGGCGGCCGCCGGCGGCTGTGGAGGGCGTCCTGCTCGTGGCCGTGCCGTCCTCACGGCGGGCCTGGCGGGCGAGGGGGTTCGCCCCCGTGGAGCTGCTGCTGCGCCGGGCGGAACTCCGCCCCGTGCGGCTGCTGCGGCCGGGCGGCCGGGTCGCCGACCAGGTGGGCCTCGGCCGGCAGGAGCGGCTGGACAATCGCACGGGCGCGCTGGTCCCCACTCGGCGGCTCGCGGGGCACCGGGTGCTGCTCGTCGACGACATCGTCACGACCGGGGCCACCCTGCTCGACGCGCGGCGTGCCATCCGTCTCGCCGGTGGGGAGGTGATCGGCGCGGCGACCGTGGCGGAAACCCGGCGGCGTCATCCCGTCACCGAGAGTTCACCGGAAACAGATTGA
- the hpf gene encoding ribosome hibernation-promoting factor, HPF/YfiA family, producing METNIVGRNLGITDRFRDYATEKAEKIAGLAEKALALEIKVSRHTEKSGAAGNDRVELTLIGKGPIVRAEAEGGDKYAAFDIALGRLLERVRRAKDRKKVHRGGAHRPTSLHDASSTGFAVIDIIPADGETLERVRTGAIPVVQDETAAAEDVEEAYSPVVIRRKVFSAAPMTVDDALYFMELVGHDFYLFQDAETHRPSVVYRRKGWDYGVIELDPNAEEGRVLATASSESSS from the coding sequence ATGGAAACTAACATCGTTGGACGAAACCTGGGGATCACTGATCGCTTCCGGGATTATGCGACGGAGAAGGCCGAGAAGATCGCCGGCCTCGCCGAGAAGGCCCTCGCCCTGGAAATCAAGGTCAGTCGTCACACCGAGAAGAGCGGCGCCGCCGGTAACGACCGTGTGGAGCTCACCCTCATCGGCAAGGGCCCCATCGTGCGGGCCGAGGCCGAGGGAGGCGACAAGTACGCCGCCTTCGACATCGCTCTCGGACGGTTGCTCGAACGGGTTCGCCGCGCGAAGGACCGCAAGAAGGTGCACCGCGGAGGCGCACACCGCCCGACGTCGCTGCACGACGCGTCCTCCACGGGGTTCGCGGTGATCGACATCATCCCGGCCGACGGAGAGACCCTGGAGCGTGTGCGCACCGGTGCGATCCCGGTCGTGCAGGACGAGACCGCCGCCGCCGAGGACGTCGAAGAGGCATATTCGCCCGTCGTCATCCGCCGCAAGGTCTTCTCGGCCGCTCCCATGACCGTCGACGATGCCCTCTACTTCATGGAACTGGTCGGACACGACTTCTACCTGTTCCAGGACGCCGAGACGCACCGACCCAGCGTGGTCTACCGCCGCAAGGGGTGGGACTACGGCGTCATCGAATTGGACCCGAATGCCGAGGAGGGCAGGGTGCTGGCGACGGCGTCCAGCGAGTCCAGCTCCTGA
- the secA gene encoding preprotein translocase subunit SecA, translating into MASILEKVLRVGEGRILRRLESYAKAINALEDDFSTLSDEELKNETVQLRERYSGGESLDDLLPEAFAAVREASTRTLGLRHFDVQLMGGAALHLGNIAEMKTGEGKTLVATTAAYLNAITSRGVHVITVNDYLASYQSELMGRVFRALGMTTGCIVSGQTPAVRREQYACDITYGTNNEFGFDYLRDNMAWQATDMVQRGHYFAIVDEVDSILIDEARTPLIISGPASGEANRWFTEFASLAKRLVPDEDFEVDEKKRTVGVLEPGIEKVEDYLGIDNLYESANTPLISFLNNAIKANALFKKDKDYVVMNGEVLIVDEHTGRILMGRRYNEGIHQAIEAKEGVAVKAENQTLATVTLQNYFRLYSKISGMTGTAETEAAEFMSTYKLGVVAIPTNKPMQRIDQSDLIYKNEEAKFGQVVEDIVERHEKGQPVLVGTTSVEKSEYLSRLLAKKGVRHEVLNAKNHAREAAIVAQAGRLGSVTVATNMAGRGTDVMLGGNAEFLAVAAMNAKGLSPVETPDEYEKEWDDVFAAVKAEVSEEAEKVIAAGGLYVLGTERHESRRIDNQLRGRSGRQGDPGESRFYLSLTDDLMRLFNAGAAESLMGRQGVPDDMAIESKVVSRAIRSAQSQVEGRNAEIRKNVLKYDDVLNRQREAIYGDRRHILEGDDLHERTQRFLEDVIDEVLEVHTGEGNGDDWDFDALWTELKTLYPVGLTIDEVIAEAGNKGKINRDFMRREIISDAKVAYARREESLGSPAMRELERRVVLSVIDRRWREHLYEMDYLKDGIGLRAMAQRDPLVEYQREGFAMFQQMMGQIREETVGFLFNLEVEVSQPAGAVDAPVVAAKGLTPPAESSEEKLSFTAPSDSGGVEVRNQRGQIQQAATDRARRAAVASAPAEPAEAAPTGPPQRGAFGQRAEGETPAANNRTERRAQGKKK; encoded by the coding sequence GTGGCCTCAATCCTGGAAAAAGTTCTTCGTGTTGGCGAGGGGCGCATTCTGCGCCGGCTCGAGAGCTATGCGAAGGCCATCAATGCGCTGGAAGATGACTTCAGCACCCTCAGCGATGAGGAGTTGAAGAACGAAACCGTGCAGTTGCGTGAGCGTTACTCGGGCGGCGAGTCACTGGATGACTTGCTGCCCGAGGCGTTCGCCGCCGTGCGCGAAGCCTCCACCCGAACCCTGGGCTTGCGTCACTTCGACGTGCAGCTGATGGGCGGGGCGGCCCTGCACCTCGGCAACATCGCCGAGATGAAGACCGGTGAGGGCAAGACCCTGGTCGCCACGACGGCGGCCTACCTCAACGCCATCACCAGCCGTGGTGTGCACGTGATCACGGTGAACGACTATCTCGCCAGCTACCAGAGCGAGCTGATGGGCCGCGTGTTCCGCGCCCTGGGCATGACCACAGGCTGCATCGTCTCCGGCCAGACTCCCGCCGTGCGCCGTGAGCAGTATGCCTGCGACATCACCTACGGCACGAACAACGAGTTCGGCTTCGACTATCTGCGCGACAACATGGCGTGGCAGGCCACCGACATGGTGCAGCGCGGCCACTACTTCGCCATCGTCGACGAGGTCGACTCGATCCTCATCGACGAGGCCCGCACCCCGCTGATCATCTCCGGCCCCGCGTCGGGCGAGGCGAACCGCTGGTTCACCGAGTTCGCCAGCCTCGCCAAGCGTCTCGTCCCCGACGAGGACTTCGAGGTCGACGAGAAGAAGCGCACCGTGGGTGTGCTCGAACCCGGTATTGAAAAGGTCGAGGACTACCTCGGCATCGACAACCTGTACGAGTCCGCGAACACCCCGTTGATCTCGTTCCTCAACAACGCCATCAAGGCCAACGCCCTGTTCAAGAAGGACAAGGACTACGTCGTCATGAACGGCGAGGTGCTCATCGTCGACGAGCACACCGGCCGTATCCTGATGGGCCGCCGTTACAACGAGGGCATCCACCAGGCCATCGAGGCCAAGGAGGGCGTCGCCGTGAAGGCCGAGAACCAGACTCTCGCCACGGTGACCCTGCAGAACTACTTCCGGCTGTACTCCAAGATCTCCGGCATGACCGGAACGGCCGAGACCGAGGCCGCCGAGTTCATGAGCACCTACAAGCTCGGCGTCGTCGCGATCCCCACCAACAAGCCGATGCAGCGCATCGACCAGTCCGACCTGATCTACAAGAACGAGGAAGCCAAGTTCGGCCAGGTCGTCGAGGACATCGTCGAACGCCACGAGAAGGGCCAGCCGGTCCTGGTCGGCACCACGAGCGTCGAGAAGAGCGAATACCTGTCCCGCCTGCTGGCGAAGAAGGGTGTCCGCCACGAGGTCCTCAACGCGAAGAACCACGCTCGCGAGGCCGCGATCGTCGCCCAGGCCGGGCGCCTCGGCTCCGTCACCGTCGCCACCAACATGGCCGGCCGTGGAACCGACGTGATGCTCGGCGGCAACGCCGAGTTCCTCGCTGTCGCCGCGATGAACGCCAAGGGCCTGAGCCCGGTGGAGACCCCCGACGAGTACGAGAAGGAATGGGACGACGTCTTCGCCGCCGTCAAGGCCGAGGTCTCCGAGGAGGCTGAGAAGGTCATCGCCGCCGGCGGACTCTACGTGCTCGGCACCGAGCGCCACGAATCCCGCCGCATCGACAACCAGCTCCGCGGCCGCAGCGGCCGTCAGGGCGACCCGGGTGAGAGCCGTTTCTACCTCTCGCTGACCGACGACCTGATGCGCCTGTTCAACGCCGGTGCCGCCGAGAGCCTGATGGGCCGCCAGGGTGTGCCCGACGACATGGCCATCGAATCCAAGGTCGTCAGCCGCGCCATCCGCAGCGCCCAGTCCCAGGTCGAGGGCCGCAACGCCGAGATCCGCAAGAACGTGCTCAAGTACGACGACGTCCTCAACCGCCAGCGCGAAGCGATCTACGGCGACCGCCGGCACATCCTCGAGGGCGACGACCTGCACGAGCGCACCCAGCGCTTCCTCGAAGACGTCATCGACGAGGTGCTCGAGGTGCACACCGGCGAGGGCAACGGCGACGACTGGGACTTCGACGCCCTGTGGACCGAGCTGAAGACCCTCTACCCGGTGGGCCTGACCATCGACGAGGTCATCGCAGAAGCGGGCAACAAGGGCAAGATCAACCGCGACTTCATGCGCCGGGAGATCATCTCCGACGCCAAGGTCGCCTACGCCCGTCGTGAGGAATCACTGGGCTCCCCGGCCATGCGCGAGCTCGAACGTCGTGTGGTGCTGTCGGTCATCGACCGTCGCTGGCGCGAGCACCTCTACGAGATGGACTACCTCAAGGACGGCATCGGCCTGCGCGCCATGGCGCAGCGTGACCCGCTGGTCGAGTACCAGCGCGAGGGTTTCGCCATGTTCCAGCAGATGATGGGCCAGATCCGCGAGGAGACCGTCGGCTTCCTGTTCAACCTCGAGGTCGAGGTCTCCCAGCCCGCCGGCGCGGTCGACGCCCCCGTCGTCGCGGCCAAGGGACTCACGCCCCCCGCCGAATCGTCCGAGGAGAAGCTGAGCTTCACCGCTCCGAGCGACTCCGGCGGAGTCGAGGTGCGCAACCAGCGCGGCCAGATCCAGCAGGCCGCGACGGACCGGGCTCGCCGCGCCGCCGTGGCGTCCGCACCCGCCGAACCGGCCGAGGCCGCTCCCACCGGCCCGCCCCAGCGCGGCGCCTTCGGCCAGCGCGCCGAGGGCGAGACCCCGGCGGCCAACAACCGCACCGAGCGACGCGCGCAGGGCAAGAAGAAGTAA
- a CDS encoding Rv3235 family protein gives MSDPLAEPAPGPMSQANAPNLPDAAGGTSDVSTGTPSGAPSGQPARRGGHESADGFLDDDFFGHQPSSRSTLPDPEPLLVNLTRCVIEVLAGARELDQLARWVSDDVYRHLLKRVVLSARARAVKGQRAQRPAIMIGRVTINEPRDGIIEAVVIVHSKVRVRAVAVRLEGLDNRWRASAINVL, from the coding sequence ATGAGCGATCCACTTGCCGAGCCAGCGCCTGGTCCCATGTCGCAGGCGAACGCGCCCAATCTGCCCGACGCGGCGGGCGGCACGTCCGACGTGTCGACGGGCACACCGTCCGGCGCACCGTCGGGGCAGCCCGCGCGGCGAGGGGGCCACGAGTCGGCCGACGGGTTCCTCGACGATGACTTCTTCGGCCATCAGCCGAGTTCGCGCAGCACGTTGCCGGATCCGGAGCCGTTGCTGGTCAACCTCACCCGGTGTGTGATCGAGGTGCTGGCCGGGGCGAGGGAGCTGGATCAGCTGGCCAGGTGGGTGAGCGACGACGTCTACCGGCACCTGCTCAAACGTGTGGTGCTCTCGGCCCGGGCGCGGGCAGTGAAGGGCCAGCGGGCTCAGCGCCCGGCCATCATGATCGGCCGGGTCACCATCAACGAGCCCAGGGACGGCATCATCGAGGCCGTGGTGATCGTGCACAGCAAGGTGCGGGTGCGGGCGGTGGCAGTGCGCCTGGAGGGGCTGGACAACCGGTGGCGGGCCAGCGCCATCAACGTGCTGTGA
- a CDS encoding helix-turn-helix domain-containing protein, whose protein sequence is MSDPVSSASVGRFLTLADTAEILNLSLAAALDLVRTGELPAIRIGAAGAWRVERVVLESYIEAKYEEARRMSLWEQSDFANIPELSGGRILRPDGAGPFDGDTGRGDADVNGDAGGAQSNRTN, encoded by the coding sequence ATGAGCGATCCCGTCTCCTCCGCGTCCGTCGGCAGGTTCCTGACCCTCGCCGACACCGCAGAGATCCTGAACCTCTCCCTCGCCGCCGCCCTCGACCTGGTGCGCACCGGTGAACTTCCGGCCATCCGGATCGGCGCGGCGGGCGCCTGGCGCGTGGAACGGGTGGTTCTCGAGTCGTACATCGAAGCGAAGTACGAAGAGGCCCGGCGGATGTCCCTGTGGGAGCAATCCGACTTCGCGAACATCCCGGAGCTGTCCGGAGGACGGATTCTGCGACCCGACGGGGCCGGGCCGTTCGACGGCGACACCGGCCGCGGGGACGCAGACGTCAACGGAGACGCCGGCGGAGCTCAGTCCAACCGCACCAACTGA
- a CDS encoding AAA family ATPase, whose amino-acid sequence MVLLALALDRETEDRLLPDIIDHGHVIVARPATVSELLAAIERHSPDGLIVGASAGTLTAELLAASDANGIRVVALAATAQERRYVAELGLHEVVAADADWFEIESVLTMGAAIPLRIDDPPDRGGHADDASGVTGTPGSPEAPAPGRHRGRRAVPGRRAKPARQPSPGPEPAAAAEPAGGLEGPGIVIAVWGPAGAPGRTTLAINIAAEIAAAGHTVILADVDTYSGSIAPSLGLLDEAPGFAAACRLSGADALTRSEFDRIAHRYNSPRGAFQVLTGIGRPSRWPELSAERVSRTIAALRGWADYVVLDTGFSLESDEEISSDLFAPRRNAATLAALGIADRVVACGLADPVGMARFLRAWGDLTEVISTHRVHVVMNRVRASAVGLGAAGQVSSALRRFGGIEAAVLVPHDQAGVDAAVLTGRTLRDAAPRSPARLGILGFVQRDLLDAPDAVPARRPWRRATPWRGTAPAT is encoded by the coding sequence GTGGTGCTGCTGGCGCTGGCCCTTGACCGGGAGACCGAGGACCGGCTGCTGCCCGACATCATCGACCACGGCCACGTGATCGTGGCCCGTCCTGCCACGGTGTCCGAACTCCTGGCGGCGATCGAGAGGCACAGCCCGGACGGCCTCATCGTCGGGGCCTCTGCCGGCACCCTGACCGCTGAACTCCTGGCGGCGAGCGATGCGAACGGCATCCGGGTCGTCGCCCTGGCCGCCACCGCCCAGGAGCGCCGCTATGTCGCCGAACTGGGGCTGCACGAGGTCGTAGCGGCCGACGCCGACTGGTTCGAGATCGAGAGTGTGCTGACCATGGGCGCGGCGATCCCGCTGCGGATCGACGACCCGCCCGACCGTGGCGGCCACGCCGATGACGCGTCGGGCGTCACCGGCACCCCGGGAAGCCCGGAAGCCCCGGCGCCCGGCCGGCACCGGGGGAGGCGGGCCGTGCCGGGCCGGCGAGCCAAGCCGGCACGGCAGCCGTCGCCCGGGCCGGAGCCCGCCGCCGCCGCGGAACCGGCCGGCGGGTTGGAGGGACCCGGCATCGTGATCGCCGTCTGGGGGCCGGCCGGGGCCCCGGGCCGCACCACCCTGGCCATCAACATCGCCGCCGAGATCGCGGCGGCCGGGCACACTGTGATTCTGGCGGATGTCGACACCTACAGCGGCTCGATCGCGCCGAGCCTCGGCCTGCTCGACGAGGCGCCGGGCTTCGCCGCCGCATGCCGGCTGTCCGGAGCCGACGCGCTGACCCGGTCCGAGTTCGACCGGATCGCGCATCGCTACAACTCGCCCCGCGGTGCCTTCCAGGTGCTCACCGGAATCGGGCGGCCGTCGCGGTGGCCGGAGTTGTCGGCGGAGCGGGTGAGCCGCACCATCGCAGCGCTGCGCGGCTGGGCGGACTACGTGGTCCTCGACACCGGCTTCAGCCTCGAGAGCGATGAGGAGATCTCGAGTGACCTGTTCGCCCCACGCCGGAACGCCGCGACCCTCGCCGCCTTGGGCATCGCCGACCGGGTCGTCGCGTGCGGCCTCGCCGACCCCGTCGGCATGGCCAGGTTCCTGCGCGCCTGGGGCGACCTGACCGAGGTGATCAGCACCCACCGGGTGCACGTCGTGATGAACCGGGTGCGCGCCAGCGCGGTGGGCCTCGGGGCGGCCGGGCAGGTGAGCAGCGCGCTGCGCCGGTTCGGCGGGATCGAGGCCGCGGTGCTCGTGCCGCACGACCAGGCCGGGGTGGATGCCGCGGTGCTCACCGGCCGCACCCTGCGGGACGCGGCCCCGCGGTCACCGGCCCGGCTCGGAATCCTCGGCTTCGTGCAACGGGACCTGCTCGACGCGCCCGACGCCGTACCGGCCCGCAGGCCCTGGCGCCGCGCGACGCCCTGGCGGGGCACCGCGCCGGCCACCTGA